One region of Rhodophyticola sp. CCM32 genomic DNA includes:
- a CDS encoding heme/hemin ABC transporter substrate-binding protein gives MISGTSVQAQDDDRVLAIGGSVTEIIYALGQQDRLVARDTTSSFPPEAEALPDVGYMRALSPEGVLSVNPDLVIAEAGSGPPETIEVLEEAAINFVMVPDGYDRASIGEKIRAVAAALGVDAAGEDLAAEVDADLAEAEAAAATGGTPPRVLFILSMQGGRILASGTDTGAAGIIALAGGENAVTEFDGYKPLTDEAVTALAPDVILMMDRQGDHSAADAELFSHPALSTTPAAQTGSVVRMDGLLMLGFGPRTPEAVRALSAAFDEARG, from the coding sequence ATGATATCGGGCACCTCGGTGCAGGCGCAAGATGATGATCGGGTGCTTGCCATCGGCGGCTCCGTGACCGAGATCATCTATGCCCTGGGTCAGCAGGACCGTCTGGTTGCCCGTGACACGACCTCCAGCTTCCCGCCGGAGGCCGAGGCTTTGCCCGATGTCGGTTATATGCGGGCGCTGTCGCCCGAGGGGGTATTGTCGGTCAATCCCGATCTGGTGATTGCCGAGGCCGGCAGTGGCCCGCCTGAAACCATCGAGGTGCTGGAAGAGGCCGCGATCAATTTCGTGATGGTGCCCGATGGCTATGACCGGGCCTCGATCGGAGAGAAAATTCGCGCGGTTGCCGCCGCCCTTGGCGTGGACGCGGCCGGTGAGGACCTTGCCGCCGAGGTCGATGCGGACCTGGCCGAAGCCGAGGCCGCCGCCGCGACCGGGGGCACGCCGCCGCGTGTGCTGTTCATCCTGTCGATGCAGGGCGGGCGTATTCTGGCCTCGGGCACCGATACCGGGGCTGCGGGGATCATCGCACTTGCCGGTGGGGAAAATGCGGTCACGGAATTTGACGGCTACAAACCCCTGACCGATGAGGCGGTGACCGCCCTGGCCCCCGATGTGATCCTGATGATGGATCGTCAGGGGGATCATTCCGCAGCCGATGCAGAGCTGTTCAGCCATCCGGCCCTGTCGACCACACCGGCGGCACAAACCGGGTCGGTGGTGCGGATGGATGGGTTGCTGATGCTTGGTTTCGGCCCCCGGACGCCAGAGGCCGTGCGCGCGTTAAGCGCGGCCTTTGACGAAGCCCGGGGGTAG
- a CDS encoding hemin-degrading factor, with the protein MAAENIPSEDDIRAAIAANPKARPRDLADQLGIAEAALVAADLSNPATRIEAAPERLMPMICGLGEVMALTRNESAVHEKIGVYDNFHPGAHAAMILTAEIDLRIFPNHWQHAFAVEKEVGGQLRRSLQVFDAAGDAVHKVILRDGSDMDGWARLTGDLACADPQPLDLAVRAAPEQPKADPDKAEALRREWARMTDTHQFMRLVSKLKMNRLGAYRIAGGSMARLLQPAALNTALETLSQTGTGVMIFVGNKGCIQIHSGPVDRLKPMGPWQNVMDPGFNLHLRRDHVAEVWLVEKPTKRGPALSIEAFDDMGRLILQMFGLRKEKGPDHAAAFARMAEDLPRAETLAGVAS; encoded by the coding sequence ATGGCCGCAGAGAACATTCCGTCCGAGGACGATATTCGCGCCGCAATTGCGGCAAATCCGAAAGCCCGGCCCCGGGATCTGGCCGATCAGCTCGGCATTGCCGAGGCGGCCCTTGTCGCCGCCGATCTAAGCAACCCTGCCACCCGGATCGAGGCCGCGCCAGAGCGGTTGATGCCGATGATCTGCGGTCTGGGTGAGGTGATGGCCCTGACCCGGAATGAAAGTGCGGTCCATGAAAAGATCGGTGTCTATGACAACTTTCATCCCGGAGCCCATGCGGCGATGATACTCACAGCAGAGATTGATCTGCGGATTTTTCCCAACCACTGGCAGCATGCTTTCGCAGTGGAAAAAGAGGTGGGCGGGCAGCTTCGCCGCTCCCTTCAGGTGTTCGATGCCGCAGGCGATGCGGTGCATAAGGTGATCCTGCGCGACGGGTCCGACATGGATGGCTGGGCGCGGCTGACCGGTGATCTGGCATGCGCTGATCCGCAGCCGCTGGATCTGGCTGTGCGGGCCGCCCCGGAACAGCCCAAAGCAGACCCGGACAAGGCCGAGGCCCTGCGCCGCGAATGGGCGCGGATGACCGACACGCATCAGTTCATGCGGCTTGTCTCCAAGCTGAAGATGAACCGGTTGGGTGCCTATCGTATCGCCGGTGGCTCTATGGCCCGTCTGCTTCAGCCCGCGGCATTGAACACCGCGTTGGAGACGCTTTCGCAAACGGGCACAGGGGTGATGATCTTTGTCGGCAACAAAGGCTGTATCCAGATCCACAGCGGCCCGGTTGACCGGCTTAAACCCATGGGCCCGTGGCAGAATGTGATGGACCCGGGTTTCAACCTGCATCTGCGGCGCGATCATGTGGCCGAGGTCTGGCTGGTGGAAAAACCCACCAAACGCGGGCCTGCGCTGTCGATCGAGGCTTTTGATGATATGGGGCGTCTGATCCTGCAGATGTTCGGGCTGCGCAAGGAAAAGGGGCCGGATCATGCGGCTGCCTTTGCCCGGATGGCAGAGGATTTGCCCCGCGCCGAAACCCTGGCCGGGGTGGCGTCATGA
- a CDS encoding TonB-dependent receptor domain-containing protein, translating to MPISMNYTRLFASTALVATLSLLAQQGQAQDATATPLGRIILGWGTDQVAIGTPQAVTVLNEDDIDQQQATTLGELFDQVPGVQSIGSDRVGGLSFNIRGIGELGSADESRIIVQVDGATKFYEQYRMGSFFSDPELYRRVEILRGPASSTLYGAGALGGVVTFETRNPSDFLDGDETQTLRFRTSYDSNGDGFMGSVIYATQPREDLEFLAALNYRQAGNYEDGDGTEISGSEFNSISGLLKATYHFGDDMSQVLTASYQIWDSDLDDTAYSQTGTLPFGTVDRHIRDQTLSLRWQNPAPANPWLDLDVVLSYSDTAVEQGDSSVPSPSPLFADSDYSYETLSLKVQNTMTMAGAGWENFLTYGIQLSRQDRVAGTTAGPLGFHPEGVDSRVGLFAQSELVFDNGLTLVPGIRLDFVNLEPAAGIAGTTTTTETAFSPKLAVYYEINDNWSVFGSIAQTQRVPTLDELFSLDSNEPSSPDLGMETSRSAELGFSFSNAGVFNTNDAFDLKVTAFYSELEDLIERDSTAGTPYYRNIASAEIYGIEIEAAYEAERLFGRLAYSDVRGEDTATGLTLTSIPARSLGLTLGGRAPDLGIEYGWRGYFVDDISYSAGNSFDSYAVHDLFMSWTPRRGAFEGFEIRASVENVLDETYQNSLAGDNGRGRTYRLTLSRPIQW from the coding sequence ATGCCCATTTCTATGAATTACACACGTCTGTTTGCCAGTACGGCACTTGTTGCAACACTGTCCCTTCTGGCCCAGCAGGGGCAGGCCCAGGACGCCACAGCCACGCCGCTTGGGCGGATCATTCTGGGTTGGGGCACCGATCAGGTTGCAATTGGTACACCTCAGGCGGTTACCGTGCTGAACGAAGACGATATCGACCAGCAACAGGCCACCACATTAGGCGAATTGTTCGATCAGGTTCCCGGTGTGCAATCCATCGGCTCGGATCGGGTGGGCGGTTTGTCGTTCAACATCCGCGGGATCGGGGAGCTTGGCTCTGCCGATGAAAGCCGTATCATCGTGCAGGTTGATGGGGCCACAAAATTCTACGAACAATATCGCATGGGGTCGTTCTTTTCAGATCCGGAACTGTATCGCCGGGTCGAGATTCTGCGCGGGCCGGCCTCGTCCACGCTGTATGGTGCTGGGGCGCTTGGCGGTGTGGTCACCTTTGAAACCCGCAACCCATCGGATTTTCTGGACGGGGATGAAACCCAGACCCTGCGGTTCCGCACCAGTTATGACAGCAATGGCGACGGCTTCATGGGGTCGGTCATTTATGCGACACAGCCGCGCGAGGATCTCGAATTCCTTGCCGCGCTGAATTACCGGCAGGCGGGCAATTACGAAGATGGGGACGGCACCGAGATATCGGGCTCGGAATTCAATTCGATATCGGGCCTTTTGAAAGCCACCTATCATTTCGGCGATGACATGTCCCAGGTGCTGACAGCTTCTTATCAGATCTGGGACAGCGACCTGGATGATACCGCCTATTCGCAGACCGGCACTTTGCCCTTTGGCACGGTAGACCGTCACATTCGTGACCAGACCCTGTCCTTGCGCTGGCAGAACCCGGCGCCCGCCAATCCCTGGCTCGATCTGGATGTGGTGCTCAGCTATTCCGACACTGCAGTGGAGCAGGGCGACTCCAGTGTGCCCTCCCCTTCTCCGCTTTTCGCCGACAGCGACTATAGCTATGAAACGCTTAGCCTGAAGGTGCAGAACACAATGACCATGGCCGGGGCGGGCTGGGAAAACTTTCTGACCTATGGCATCCAGTTGTCGCGGCAGGACCGCGTTGCCGGCACCACCGCAGGGCCATTGGGCTTCCATCCCGAGGGTGTCGACAGCCGGGTCGGATTGTTTGCACAAAGCGAACTGGTCTTTGACAATGGCCTGACCCTGGTGCCCGGCATCCGGCTTGATTTCGTCAATCTGGAACCAGCGGCCGGCATTGCGGGCACGACAACCACCACGGAAACAGCATTTTCGCCCAAACTGGCGGTGTATTACGAGATCAATGACAATTGGTCGGTTTTCGGCTCTATCGCACAAACGCAGCGGGTGCCGACACTGGACGAGTTGTTCTCCCTGGATTCAAATGAACCCTCCAGCCCGGATCTGGGCATGGAAACCTCTCGCAGTGCAGAACTGGGCTTCTCCTTCTCCAATGCGGGTGTCTTCAACACAAACGACGCGTTTGATCTGAAAGTCACCGCATTTTACAGCGAGCTTGAGGATCTGATCGAGCGGGATTCCACCGCAGGTACGCCATATTACCGCAACATCGCCTCTGCCGAGATTTACGGGATCGAGATCGAAGCCGCCTATGAGGCAGAACGGCTTTTCGGCCGGCTGGCCTATTCCGATGTGCGGGGAGAGGATACCGCAACGGGCCTGACCCTGACATCAATCCCGGCCCGCTCGCTTGGTTTGACCCTGGGGGGTCGTGCGCCGGATCTGGGCATTGAATATGGCTGGCGCGGATATTTCGTTGACGACATCAGCTATAGCGCAGGCAACAGCTTCGACTCCTATGCTGTTCATGACCTGTTCATGTCCTGGACCCCCCGTCGCGGCGCGTTTGAAGGGTTCGAAATTCGCGCCTCGGTCGAAAATGTGCTGGATGAAACCTATCAGAACAGCCTGGCGGGCGATAACGGGCGCGGCCGTACCTACCGCCTGACCCTGTCACGCCCAATTCAATGGTGA
- a CDS encoding MotA/TolQ/ExbB proton channel family protein: protein MMVHDALIRVTDLLALGGPVVALLLVLSVLALAMILFKLGQLQRAGVGRHRTIHNTLVAWDMGQAAQALSTAHMARNHLGGFLIEALPLIQTEGTDRTALKARLEAMAATRLDRLEVGFRLLDSIAQIAPLLGLFGTVLGMIDAFQALQEAGNAVDPSLLAGGIWVALMTTAAGLAVAMPVSLILTWFESRIAAERALADMVLQQLFCPVPRVEHPSNQVLPGALAHAG, encoded by the coding sequence ATGATGGTGCATGACGCCCTGATCCGCGTGACCGATCTGCTGGCGCTTGGCGGGCCGGTCGTGGCGCTGTTGCTGGTCCTCTCGGTTCTGGCGCTGGCGATGATCCTGTTCAAGCTGGGGCAGCTTCAGCGGGCAGGCGTGGGGCGCCATCGCACCATTCACAATACCCTTGTGGCCTGGGATATGGGGCAAGCGGCACAGGCGCTCAGCACCGCGCATATGGCCCGCAATCATCTGGGCGGTTTTCTGATCGAGGCGCTTCCGCTGATCCAGACCGAGGGGACCGACAGAACCGCGCTGAAGGCCCGGCTGGAAGCCATGGCCGCGACCCGGCTTGATCGGTTGGAGGTCGGGTTTCGCCTGCTGGACAGCATCGCACAGATTGCCCCGCTGCTTGGGCTGTTCGGCACGGTTCTGGGCATGATTGACGCGTTTCAGGCCTTGCAGGAAGCCGGCAACGCGGTTGACCCCTCGCTTTTGGCCGGCGGGATCTGGGTGGCCTTGATGACCACGGCTGCCGGGCTGGCGGTGGCAATGCCGGTCTCCCTGATCCTGACCTGGTTCGAATCCCGCATCGCGGCGGAACGGGCCCTGGCCGATATGGTCCTGCAACAGCTGTTCTGCCCGGTGCCCCGCGTTGAACACCCTTCGAACCAGGTTTTGCCCGGCGCGCTTGCCCATGCCGGTTAG
- a CDS encoding ExbD/TolR family protein, producing the protein MAQRRRRNLSMTSLIDVIFLLLLFFMLSSTFTRFAELPLQMASGGTVSNTTPPHFLRLEADSLTLNGQTLSLEALPERIAALEPGDDAVLLVSTTADVTAQRLVDLLAILRPATGLSVRILE; encoded by the coding sequence ATGGCCCAAAGGCGCAGGCGCAACCTGTCGATGACCTCGCTGATTGACGTCATCTTTCTGCTTTTGCTGTTCTTCATGCTGTCCTCCACCTTCACGCGTTTTGCCGAACTGCCCTTGCAGATGGCCAGCGGCGGCACCGTGTCCAACACAACCCCGCCGCACTTCCTGCGTCTTGAGGCCGACAGTCTCACATTGAACGGGCAAACCCTGAGCCTTGAGGCCCTGCCCGAGCGGATCGCCGCCCTTGAGCCCGGCGACGATGCCGTGCTGCTGGTCAGCACCACCGCGGATGTCACCGCGCAGCGGCTGGTCGATCTGCTGGCAATATTGCGCCCGGCGACCGGTCTGTCGGTGCGAATTCTGGAATAG
- a CDS encoding ExbD/TolR family protein, with product MPLRRVTTKPQREPTIALINIVFLMLIFFLIAGNLAPPLGPVDLIDTADLDGRAPPDAAVILPDGTLLYRGVETTPESFADTGDNLRLVPDRALPAGQLLAIVSALQGAGAAGVWIVTERGLNR from the coding sequence ATGCCGCTCCGCCGCGTCACCACCAAACCCCAGAGAGAACCCACCATCGCGCTGATCAATATCGTCTTTCTGATGCTGATCTTTTTTCTGATCGCAGGCAATCTGGCCCCGCCGCTTGGGCCGGTGGATCTGATCGACACCGCCGATCTGGATGGCCGCGCGCCGCCTGATGCCGCCGTGATCCTGCCCGATGGGACGCTGCTGTACCGGGGGGTGGAAACCACGCCCGAAAGCTTTGCCGACACCGGCGACAACCTGCGCCTTGTGCCGGATCGTGCCCTGCCCGCCGGTCAGTTGTTGGCGATTGTATCCGCGTTGCAGGGGGCAGGCGCCGCCGGGGTCTGGATCGTCACCGAACGGGGCTTAAACAGATGA
- a CDS encoding energy transducer TonB family protein, which yields MTPRLASAAGLAIAGSLALHLAGFAGFGNAPPVPQTDGGGSAEMALLGSSFADMVQGSASMPDTPPVQMPVETSTAEQTETADPTSTAPVPTDTPTEAATVDSLALSAPPDDDPVLPLETAERTPPAAAPTPARTTDATAALQTTSARVDTTAPAPPAEQHPLPPVSDLSATPAPAPARIVSTAPQAQQPDASTPRPQARPSPEPEPEPPAIAASAPSAAGNASRNTRRGDVSGREAGQSAAQAPAREGASQAGSAAAANYPGLVMRQIAQTRRNRVSARGEAQVSFTISGNGGLQSISITRSSGNAELDQSALDHVRRASPFPPPPAGATRNFSIRIEGRG from the coding sequence ATGACCCCGCGTCTGGCCTCTGCGGCGGGTCTTGCCATCGCCGGGTCGCTGGCCTTGCATCTGGCGGGGTTTGCAGGGTTTGGCAATGCGCCGCCCGTCCCGCAGACAGATGGCGGCGGCTCTGCCGAGATGGCGCTTCTGGGCAGCAGCTTTGCCGATATGGTTCAGGGCAGCGCCAGCATGCCAGACACACCGCCGGTGCAGATGCCGGTTGAGACCAGCACCGCAGAGCAGACCGAAACCGCCGATCCGACCAGCACCGCCCCCGTCCCGACCGATACGCCGACCGAGGCGGCAACCGTGGACAGTCTCGCCCTTTCCGCGCCACCGGATGATGATCCGGTTCTGCCCCTCGAAACCGCAGAGCGGACCCCTCCCGCCGCCGCGCCCACGCCTGCCCGGACCACGGATGCCACCGCAGCCCTCCAGACGACCAGCGCCCGCGTTGACACCACGGCTCCGGCACCACCTGCAGAGCAACATCCCCTGCCCCCGGTGTCTGACCTGTCTGCAACCCCGGCCCCTGCCCCTGCACGCATTGTGTCAACCGCCCCGCAGGCCCAACAGCCCGATGCCAGCACCCCGCGCCCGCAAGCGCGCCCGTCACCGGAACCGGAACCGGAACCACCCGCAATTGCCGCCTCGGCCCCGTCTGCGGCAGGAAATGCATCACGGAATACCCGCCGTGGCGACGTATCTGGCCGCGAAGCAGGCCAAAGCGCGGCGCAAGCACCCGCCCGGGAAGGGGCGTCCCAAGCTGGCTCGGCGGCGGCTGCGAATTATCCGGGGCTGGTGATGCGCCAGATTGCACAGACCCGCCGCAATCGGGTGAGCGCCCGGGGTGAGGCGCAGGTTTCCTTCACCATCTCGGGCAATGGCGGTTTGCAGTCGATCAGCATCACCCGGTCCTCCGGCAATGCCGAACTGGATCAAAGCGCGCTGGATCATGTCCGCCGCGCATCGCCGTTTCCGCCGCCGCCCGCAGGGGCCACGCGCAACTTCTCAATCCGGATCGAGGGCCGGGGGTGA
- a CDS encoding DUF1513 domain-containing protein, with product MPSRRAFLAGLLAAAATPRLSWADAGNPGYLSAARAPDGAYVLCGLDGEGQILFTLPLPGRGHAGAAHPTRPEAVAFARRPGTFADVINCATGAQSARLTAPADRHFYGHGAFSADGSRLYTTENDLETLDGRIGIWDAEDAYTRIGEMASGGVGPHELCRLPGTDILVIANGGIATHPDSGRAKLNLPVMEANLSYLDPESGEIAQITLPSDLRLNSIRHLAIRPDGLVAAAMQWEGEETFHPPLVLLHRRGEAAPRMLSAPEPDQRRLNGYAGSIAFSGDGAGLAITSPRGGVLHRFDSATGAFSGAVEAADICGLGPRSAGFLASAGTGEITAISGQAVTGKLTSDLQWDNHLVSLS from the coding sequence ATGCCATCCCGGCGGGCCTTCCTTGCGGGGCTTCTTGCGGCTGCCGCAACGCCGCGTCTCAGCTGGGCCGATGCCGGGAACCCCGGCTATCTGTCGGCGGCCCGGGCACCCGACGGGGCCTATGTTCTGTGCGGGCTGGACGGGGAGGGGCAGATCCTGTTCACCCTGCCGCTTCCGGGGCGGGGCCATGCGGGGGCGGCCCATCCGACCCGGCCCGAAGCGGTGGCCTTTGCCCGCCGCCCGGGCACTTTCGCCGATGTGATCAACTGCGCCACCGGCGCGCAGAGCGCCCGGCTGACAGCGCCCGCAGACCGGCATTTCTATGGCCATGGCGCGTTTTCCGCCGATGGCAGCCGCCTTTACACAACCGAAAACGATCTGGAAACGCTGGATGGCCGGATCGGCATCTGGGATGCGGAGGATGCCTATACAAGGATCGGTGAAATGGCGTCAGGCGGGGTGGGCCCGCATGAGCTGTGCCGTCTGCCCGGCACCGATATTCTGGTGATCGCGAATGGCGGTATTGCCACCCATCCCGACAGTGGCCGCGCCAAGCTGAACCTGCCGGTCATGGAGGCCAATCTCAGCTATCTGGACCCGGAAAGCGGCGAGATCGCGCAGATCACCCTGCCGTCCGATCTGCGCCTGAACTCCATTCGCCATCTGGCGATCCGGCCCGATGGTCTGGTGGCCGCCGCGATGCAATGGGAAGGGGAGGAAACGTTCCATCCGCCTCTGGTCCTCCTCCACCGGCGGGGGGAGGCCGCGCCCCGGATGCTCAGCGCGCCGGAGCCGGATCAGCGGCGGCTGAATGGCTATGCGGGCAGTATTGCGTTTTCGGGCGATGGGGCGGGGCTGGCCATCACCTCACCGCGCGGCGGGGTGCTGCATCGGTTCGACAGTGCCACAGGGGCATTTTCAGGGGCGGTCGAGGCGGCGGATATCTGCGGGCTGGGGCCGCGTTCCGCCGGGTTTCTGGCCTCTGCCGGAACCGGAGAGATCACCGCGATCTCCGGTCAGGCCGTGACCGGAAAACTGACCTCGGACTTGCAGTGGGACAATCATCTGGTCAGCCTGTCTTAA
- a CDS encoding imelysin family protein, which yields MRYLAICLALFLPLMALAQSQSEEIDDILDRHILPGFEALVEETGALAAAATADCTPASEPLRAAYNAAFDAWVRVSHLRFGPMEAENRGFALGFWPDARGATPRALADLIRDQDPVIDTPEGFATISVAARGFYGLEFLLYDPELSSAEPAAYRCALIRAASADTHATARAILSDWQGRYAGLMRGAGRNQTYQSYDEALRALFGALVEGLEFTADLRLGRPMGTFERPRPRRAEAWRSGRSLRHVQIALESQADLAARLSVSEPEARGRVTHVFDLAIARADALDDPGFAGVATPAGRLRVEALQQSIRDVDGLLRAELGPALGIAAGFNALDGD from the coding sequence ATGCGATATCTTGCGATATGTCTGGCCCTGTTCCTGCCACTGATGGCCCTGGCCCAATCCCAAAGCGAGGAGATCGACGATATCCTTGATCGCCATATCCTGCCGGGTTTCGAGGCGCTGGTGGAGGAAACCGGCGCCCTGGCCGCTGCCGCCACCGCCGATTGCACCCCGGCATCCGAACCCCTGCGCGCCGCCTATAACGCGGCTTTTGATGCCTGGGTCCGGGTCAGCCATCTGCGGTTCGGCCCGATGGAGGCGGAAAACCGGGGCTTTGCCCTTGGGTTCTGGCCCGACGCCCGGGGCGCCACCCCCCGCGCGCTGGCCGATCTGATCCGCGATCAGGACCCGGTGATTGATACGCCTGAGGGGTTTGCCACAATCTCGGTCGCCGCGCGGGGCTTCTATGGGCTGGAATTCCTGCTTTATGACCCTGAACTCAGCAGCGCAGAACCTGCCGCCTATCGCTGCGCCCTGATCCGGGCGGCCAGCGCCGACACCCATGCCACCGCCCGCGCGATTCTGAGCGACTGGCAGGGGCGCTATGCCGGTCTGATGCGCGGCGCGGGCCGGAACCAGACCTATCAATCCTATGATGAGGCCCTTCGCGCGCTGTTCGGTGCCCTGGTCGAGGGGCTGGAATTTACCGCCGATCTGCGTCTTGGCCGCCCGATGGGCACGTTTGAGCGACCCCGCCCGCGCCGGGCCGAGGCCTGGCGCTCGGGCCGTTCCCTGCGCCATGTTCAGATTGCGCTTGAAAGCCAGGCTGATCTGGCCGCACGTCTGTCGGTCTCGGAGCCCGAGGCCCGGGGCAGGGTCACCCATGTGTTCGATCTGGCCATTGCCCGGGCCGATGCCCTGGACGATCCGGGTTTTGCCGGGGTTGCCACACCCGCCGGGCGGTTGCGGGTTGAGGCATTGCAGCAAAGCATCCGCGATGTGGATGGTCTTCTGCGGGCCGAACTTGGCCCGGCCCTTGGCATTGCCGCCGGGTTCAATGCGCTGGATGGCGATTGA
- a CDS encoding di-heme oxidoreductase family protein, whose product MNKLWLACLPIALAFSVPALISAQNAIRPVWADLRDVHLNVVPRTEEERARIAAVTARPEDFSAAQPFEGNGAGAATVRARQNADAFSQPSANLSFDAQLEFRVGNGLFRRIWVSPPASTIASDGLGPLYNARSCQRCHLKDGRGHPPESPEDSPVSMFLRVSIPGGDPAYGIADYIATEPEPSYGTQLQDFSLPGHAPEYTLGITYEETTVDLSGGEQASLRVPSYRAEDLGYGPLHPDAMLSPRVAPQMIGLGLLEAIPVQDILAHADPEDTDGDGVSGRPQVVWSVQYGQPMLGRFGHKAGTPTVLEQSAGAFAGDIGISNPLHPDGWGECTAAETACRTALDGGDPEQNGFEIDQTGLDLVTFYSRNLAVPARRDVDAPQVLRGKDVFYTTGCVACHVPSYVTHRLEDEESAQSFQLIWPYTDLLLHDMGEGLADNRPEARATGREWRTAPLWGIGMTETVSGHTYFLHDGRARNLLEAVLWHGGEAQSARDQVVEMPPEDRAALIRFLESL is encoded by the coding sequence ATGAACAAACTCTGGCTTGCCTGCCTGCCGATTGCGCTGGCGTTCTCGGTGCCTGCGCTGATCTCGGCCCAGAATGCGATCCGCCCGGTCTGGGCGGATTTGCGGGATGTGCATCTGAATGTGGTCCCGCGCACCGAGGAGGAACGCGCGCGGATTGCAGCGGTCACCGCGCGGCCTGAAGATTTCAGCGCGGCGCAACCTTTCGAGGGCAATGGCGCCGGGGCAGCCACCGTGCGGGCAAGGCAGAACGCGGATGCGTTTTCGCAACCTTCGGCCAATCTGTCTTTTGACGCTCAGCTTGAATTCCGGGTGGGCAACGGATTGTTCCGGCGGATCTGGGTCTCTCCGCCTGCGTCTACCATTGCCAGCGACGGGTTGGGGCCGCTCTATAATGCGCGATCCTGCCAGCGCTGCCATCTGAAGGACGGGCGCGGCCACCCGCCCGAAAGCCCCGAGGACAGCCCGGTGTCGATGTTTCTCAGGGTCTCGATCCCCGGCGGCGACCCGGCATACGGGATTGCCGATTATATCGCGACGGAGCCTGAGCCGAGTTACGGCACCCAGTTGCAGGATTTCAGCCTGCCGGGCCATGCGCCGGAATACACGCTTGGCATCACCTATGAAGAAACCACCGTCGATCTGTCGGGGGGTGAACAGGCCAGCCTGCGGGTGCCCAGCTATCGCGCGGAGGATCTTGGCTATGGCCCGCTGCACCCGGACGCCATGCTGTCGCCGCGTGTGGCGCCGCAGATGATCGGCCTGGGATTGCTTGAGGCGATCCCGGTGCAGGATATCCTGGCCCATGCCGACCCGGAGGATACGGATGGGGACGGTGTTTCGGGCCGCCCGCAAGTGGTCTGGTCTGTGCAGTATGGCCAGCCGATGCTGGGCCGGTTTGGCCATAAGGCAGGGACCCCCACGGTGCTTGAACAATCTGCTGGCGCCTTTGCCGGCGATATTGGCATTTCCAATCCGCTGCACCCGGATGGCTGGGGGGAATGCACCGCAGCAGAAACCGCGTGTCGCACCGCGCTGGATGGGGGCGACCCGGAGCAGAATGGCTTCGAGATTGACCAGACCGGCCTTGATCTGGTGACTTTCTACAGTCGCAATCTTGCCGTGCCCGCGCGCCGCGATGTGGATGCCCCGCAGGTGCTGCGGGGCAAGGATGTGTTCTACACCACCGGCTGCGTGGCCTGCCATGTGCCCAGTTACGTGACCCACAGGCTGGAGGATGAGGAGAGCGCCCAAAGCTTTCAGCTGATCTGGCCCTATACCGATTTGCTGCTGCACGATATGGGCGAGGGGCTGGCCGATAACCGTCCCGAAGCGCGGGCCACTGGGCGGGAATGGCGCACAGCGCCGCTTTGGGGGATCGGGATGACCGAAACCGTCAGTGGTCACACCTATTTCCTGCATGATGGTCGCGCGCGCAACCTGCTGGAAGCGGTGCTTTGGCATGGCGGCGAAGCGCAATCGGCCCGGGATCAGGTGGTCGAGATGCCGCCTGAAGACCGCGCCGCCCTGATCCGGTTTCTGGAGAGTCTGTGA